A DNA window from Actinokineospora baliensis contains the following coding sequences:
- a CDS encoding phage tail protein has product MRTASADVPVRHPIGDRLPAIYAENEFTQRFTAALDEVIAPLFAVLDSSADYFDPALAAPDFLDWLCSWVALEADEGWAPRQRRDLIGAAVAMHRRRGTVDGLARQVELLTGGTVEVTDTGGCVANAEHGGPLPGTDPGQVLVVVRVADPAAVDPAAVRASVAESVPVHLRVTVEVVGGAPAGNTNGSGT; this is encoded by the coding sequence GCCACCCGATCGGCGACCGGCTGCCCGCCATCTACGCCGAGAACGAGTTCACCCAGCGCTTCACCGCCGCGCTCGACGAGGTGATCGCGCCGCTGTTCGCCGTCCTGGACTCCTCGGCCGACTACTTCGACCCGGCACTGGCCGCCCCGGACTTCCTGGACTGGCTGTGCTCCTGGGTCGCGCTCGAGGCCGACGAGGGCTGGGCGCCCCGGCAGCGCCGCGACCTGATCGGCGCCGCCGTGGCCATGCACCGCCGCCGCGGCACCGTCGACGGCCTCGCCCGCCAGGTCGAGCTGCTCACCGGCGGCACCGTCGAGGTCACCGACACCGGCGGCTGCGTGGCCAACGCCGAGCACGGCGGCCCGCTGCCCGGAACCGACCCGGGGCAGGTGCTGGTCGTGGTGCGCGTGGCCGACCCGGCCGCGGTCGACCCGGCCGCCGTGCGCGCCTCGGTCGCCGAATCCGTCCCGGTGCACCTGCGGGTCACCGTCGAAGTCGTCGGCGGGGCGCCCGCCGGGAACACCAACGGGAGCGGTACATGA
- a CDS encoding NADase-type glycan-binding domain-containing protein, giving the protein MIVCANCGERSAGSTRFCPGCGSFLDWSGSAPEQQAAAQTPVATVAAQNAAPAAPSGPATNQPTTPPNQPPPGPTGEATPDPIGPRQSTEVLGAQQPAEARPLRAKAQTTEPRPLAEDDVVCVGCRTRNPVSRRICMGCGRPLDQPEEVKPPWWKRWRGDGKRPKRPRRRGTLAAVGRWLRRVFVAFLAVLAVLYALIPGFRSSVNQEVVAGRKWVERQFGTQLRPVRPTEVSATAAIPGHEAVLAADNAKNTYWAAPATAVPPVLVLKFANPVDLRRAIVRVGDPAAFQATHRPAKLHLVYSNGKTFDVPLADTPDPQTVEISGSAGSKEVEVHVVEIHRSLQGLDVALSEIELFEQP; this is encoded by the coding sequence ATGATCGTCTGCGCCAACTGCGGGGAGCGCTCGGCGGGCAGCACCCGGTTCTGCCCCGGCTGCGGCAGCTTCCTCGACTGGTCGGGCAGCGCGCCAGAGCAGCAGGCCGCCGCCCAGACCCCGGTGGCCACCGTCGCCGCTCAGAACGCCGCGCCCGCCGCCCCGTCCGGCCCTGCGACAAATCAGCCCACCACCCCGCCGAACCAGCCGCCGCCCGGTCCCACCGGCGAGGCCACCCCGGACCCGATCGGGCCCCGGCAGTCGACCGAGGTATTGGGCGCCCAACAGCCCGCCGAGGCGCGGCCGCTGCGGGCCAAGGCCCAGACCACGGAGCCGAGGCCGTTGGCCGAGGACGACGTCGTGTGCGTCGGCTGTCGCACCCGCAACCCGGTCTCCCGGCGGATCTGCATGGGCTGCGGCCGCCCGCTCGACCAGCCGGAGGAGGTCAAGCCGCCCTGGTGGAAGCGCTGGCGCGGCGACGGCAAGCGCCCCAAGCGGCCCCGCCGCCGGGGCACCCTCGCCGCGGTCGGCCGCTGGCTGCGCCGGGTGTTCGTCGCGTTCCTCGCCGTCCTGGCCGTGCTCTACGCGCTCATCCCCGGCTTCCGGTCGTCGGTGAACCAGGAGGTCGTCGCGGGCCGCAAGTGGGTCGAGCGCCAGTTCGGCACCCAGCTGCGGCCGGTGCGCCCCACCGAGGTCAGCGCGACCGCCGCGATTCCCGGCCACGAGGCCGTGCTCGCCGCCGACAACGCCAAGAACACCTACTGGGCCGCCCCGGCCACCGCCGTCCCGCCGGTGCTGGTGCTCAAGTTCGCCAACCCGGTCGACCTGCGCCGCGCGATCGTGCGGGTGGGCGACCCGGCCGCGTTCCAGGCGACGCACCGCCCCGCCAAGCTGCACCTGGTCTACTCCAACGGCAAGACCTTCGACGTCCCGCTCGCCGACACCCCCGACCCGCAGACCGTCGAGATCAGCGGCAGCGCGGGCTCCAAGGAGGTCGAGGTGCACGTGGTCGAGATCCACCGCTCCCTGCAGGGCCTGGACGTGGCGCTGTCCGAGATCGAACTGTTCGAGCAGCCATGA
- a CDS encoding DUF11 domain-containing protein: MTHAGIRVRATALAVVVTVFAAATVLFAAAAAGQPGTTQTPITDPPITTTEGPEPTTTQAPTTQPTTQPPTTTTPPTNPPGPTTVTVSISEPTDGAVRPPGPVTVRGTAAVGDSSLPADTAMVVVVDVSGSTSDDCSGNVNDSDTRTVLHCEVEAATAVIHQAAVERSIGSVAVVGFASNAGVADLGPGPGITRHVVPGTDANNDGFPDTSTVLLSLLYSSSGGFTEFSPVPIGTSTTEFPGAIAAAGEVAGEMPERNKLVLFLSDGANSSSTKDALDHIGPNVRFRAFAVGKSSACGETTSETSLAYIGARTGGGCDHVENPANLPDRLPDLVKSSLDAVFLSVDNGPARQIQVPGLPHSGPYSTPYETTVDNLAPGRHTLCVTARGKDVYGPGEATQCRVVFINRPPTLDAGGPYSGLEDTNVPILGRFTDTDGLSQATAWSISPAPGSDDQARCSFANPAALATTVQCDRYGTYVLTLTGSDGVNQAEPVSTTLTLRNAGPQVDAGGPYTGQEDTAVGIVGTVVDPDSPDLGVTWSVDPPTDTSPEPPCTFTDSTALSTKVTCAEPGTYTLVLTVDDGVNPPVTDRAELRITAAPVPKGALSVGLEAQPSPGYVGGQPVTVTYTVRNGGPVPMPGVRLTAAVPTGLAAGTPSGCPVPCVLGTLAPGQVVQVQAAYIATTAVDVAVTATVTTTGPDTDPADNTAAGRVVVRQPVLRVDPTAGPQGAVTTASGTDFPPDATVRLSWDIGISETPGTVRVRADGTFTAQVLVFHKDTLGPRVLAADPSAGAPFGRVVAGGYVVMTRSLKPVAFVLRGDPRSFVSR; encoded by the coding sequence ATGACGCATGCCGGGATCCGCGTCCGCGCCACCGCCCTGGCGGTGGTCGTCACGGTGTTCGCCGCCGCAACGGTGCTCTTCGCCGCCGCAGCGGCGGGCCAGCCGGGCACGACCCAGACCCCGATCACCGACCCGCCGATCACCACGACCGAGGGACCCGAGCCCACCACGACCCAAGCCCCGACGACCCAACCCACGACCCAACCGCCCACGACGACCACGCCGCCGACCAACCCGCCGGGCCCCACGACGGTGACGGTGTCGATCAGCGAGCCCACCGACGGCGCCGTCCGACCGCCGGGGCCGGTCACCGTGCGCGGCACCGCGGCCGTGGGGGACAGCTCGTTGCCCGCCGACACCGCAATGGTCGTCGTGGTGGACGTCTCCGGCAGCACTTCTGACGACTGCAGCGGCAACGTGAACGACAGCGACACCCGGACCGTCCTGCACTGCGAGGTCGAGGCCGCCACAGCGGTCATCCACCAGGCCGCGGTGGAGCGGTCGATCGGTTCCGTGGCCGTCGTCGGGTTCGCCTCGAACGCCGGGGTGGCCGACCTCGGCCCCGGCCCGGGTATCACCCGCCACGTCGTGCCCGGCACCGACGCCAACAACGACGGGTTCCCCGACACCTCCACCGTGCTGCTGTCGCTGCTCTACTCGTCCAGCGGCGGGTTCACCGAGTTCAGCCCGGTCCCGATCGGCACCTCGACCACCGAGTTCCCCGGCGCGATCGCCGCCGCGGGCGAGGTCGCGGGCGAGATGCCCGAGCGCAACAAGCTGGTCCTGTTCCTCTCCGACGGCGCGAACTCCAGTTCGACCAAGGACGCGCTGGACCACATCGGCCCGAACGTCCGGTTCCGCGCCTTCGCCGTCGGCAAGTCCTCCGCGTGCGGCGAGACGACCTCCGAGACGTCACTGGCCTACATCGGCGCCAGGACCGGCGGCGGCTGCGACCACGTCGAGAACCCGGCGAACCTGCCCGACCGGCTGCCCGACCTGGTCAAGTCCTCCCTCGACGCGGTCTTCCTGTCGGTCGACAACGGCCCGGCGCGCCAGATCCAGGTTCCCGGCCTGCCGCACAGCGGCCCGTACTCGACGCCCTACGAGACCACCGTCGACAACCTCGCCCCCGGCCGCCACACCCTGTGCGTCACCGCGCGCGGCAAGGACGTCTACGGTCCCGGCGAGGCCACTCAATGCCGGGTCGTGTTCATCAACAGACCGCCGACGCTCGACGCCGGGGGACCGTACTCGGGCCTGGAAGACACCAACGTCCCGATCCTCGGCCGGTTCACCGACACCGACGGGCTCAGCCAGGCGACCGCCTGGTCCATCAGCCCGGCCCCCGGCAGCGACGACCAGGCGCGGTGCTCGTTCGCCAACCCGGCCGCGTTGGCCACGACCGTCCAATGTGACCGGTACGGCACCTACGTGCTGACCCTCACCGGGTCCGACGGCGTCAACCAGGCCGAACCCGTGAGCACGACGCTGACCCTGCGCAACGCCGGGCCCCAGGTCGACGCGGGCGGTCCGTACACCGGGCAGGAGGACACGGCGGTCGGCATCGTCGGCACCGTGGTCGACCCGGACAGCCCCGACCTGGGCGTGACCTGGTCGGTCGACCCGCCGACCGACACCTCCCCGGAGCCGCCGTGCACGTTCACCGATAGCACCGCACTGTCCACAAAGGTCACCTGCGCGGAACCGGGCACCTACACCCTGGTGCTCACCGTCGACGACGGCGTCAACCCGCCGGTCACCGACCGCGCCGAACTGCGGATCACCGCCGCCCCGGTCCCGAAGGGCGCGCTCTCGGTCGGCCTGGAAGCGCAGCCGTCACCGGGGTACGTCGGCGGGCAGCCGGTGACCGTCACCTACACCGTGCGCAACGGCGGCCCGGTGCCGATGCCCGGGGTCCGGCTCACCGCGGCCGTCCCCACCGGGCTTGCCGCCGGAACGCCCTCGGGCTGCCCGGTGCCCTGCGTGCTGGGGACCCTGGCGCCGGGGCAGGTGGTGCAGGTGCAGGCCGCCTACATCGCCACCACCGCGGTCGACGTCGCGGTCACCGCGACGGTCACCACGACCGGACCCGACACCGACCCCGCCGACAACACCGCCGCGGGCCGGGTCGTGGTCCGCCAACCGGTCCTGCGGGTCGACCCGACCGCCGGGCCGCAGGGCGCGGTGACCACCGCCTCCGGCACCGACTTCCCGCCGGACGCCACCGTGCGGCTGAGCTGGGACATCGGCATCTCCGAGACCCCCGGCACCGTGCGGGTGCGCGCAGACGGCACCTTCACCGCCCAGGTCCTGGTGTTCCACAAGGACACGCTCGGCCCGCGCGTGCTGGCCGCCGACCCGTCGGCGGGTGCGCCGTTCGGCCGGGTCGTCGCGGGCGGCTACGTCGTCATGACCCGCTCCCTCAAACCGGTCGCGTTCGTGCTGCGCGGGGATCCCCGCTCGTTCGTCTCGCGCTGA
- a CDS encoding COG1470 family protein, translating into MGASATLSTPTLAVQAGQQVTTTVVIRNAGDVVDHFTVDVIGPPAPWATVTPSGVNLLPNESTTVTVTFAPPRSADVTAGTVPFGVRVFAQEDPEGSVMTEGELDIAPFDAIGAEVVPAKVEGASGATFEIAVDNLGNQTAPLRLAAVDPEAELTFAFRHSEITLEPGTTAYVRLRVSPPRRFLRGQPVRRPFKVTVTPETGDPVVAEGTYVQRQLLPKWVLPALAALLAFLLAIIVLWFTVFKPAVRSAASDAAAKQAAEVKQVAQAAQQDAGAAKQQAGEAKTGSDRALRAQGVDPAQPAASDPVAPPKVPSTPPPPPSAPFDRRIAADAPIDADVRRFREVEFVVPQNKVLQVTDLILQNPRADIGTMRVLRRSPDGRTLMFEFGLGNFRDLDHHWVQPLTFTSGEAIILAVSCQNPPERGNCSPAISLSGRMEG; encoded by the coding sequence ATGGGTGCCTCCGCCACGCTGTCCACCCCCACCCTGGCGGTCCAGGCAGGTCAGCAGGTCACCACCACGGTGGTCATCCGCAACGCGGGCGACGTCGTCGACCACTTCACCGTCGACGTGATCGGCCCGCCCGCGCCGTGGGCCACCGTCACCCCGTCCGGGGTCAACCTGCTGCCCAACGAGTCGACCACGGTGACGGTCACCTTCGCCCCGCCGCGCTCCGCCGACGTCACGGCGGGCACCGTCCCGTTCGGCGTCCGGGTCTTCGCCCAGGAGGACCCCGAGGGCTCGGTGATGACCGAGGGCGAACTCGACATCGCCCCCTTCGACGCGATCGGCGCCGAGGTGGTCCCGGCCAAGGTCGAGGGCGCCTCGGGGGCGACCTTCGAGATCGCCGTGGACAACCTCGGCAACCAGACCGCGCCGCTGCGGCTGGCCGCTGTCGACCCCGAGGCGGAGCTGACCTTCGCCTTCCGGCACAGCGAGATCACCCTCGAACCCGGGACCACCGCCTACGTGCGGCTGCGGGTGAGCCCGCCGCGCCGGTTCCTGCGCGGCCAACCGGTCCGCCGCCCGTTCAAGGTCACGGTGACCCCCGAGACCGGCGACCCGGTCGTCGCCGAGGGCACCTACGTGCAACGGCAGTTGCTGCCCAAGTGGGTGCTGCCCGCGTTGGCCGCGCTGCTGGCGTTCCTGCTGGCGATCATCGTGCTGTGGTTCACCGTGTTCAAGCCCGCGGTCCGCTCTGCGGCATCTGACGCTGCCGCCAAGCAGGCGGCCGAGGTCAAGCAGGTCGCCCAAGCGGCCCAACAGGACGCGGGCGCGGCCAAGCAGCAGGCGGGGGAGGCCAAGACCGGCTCCGACCGCGCCCTGCGCGCCCAAGGCGTCGACCCGGCCCAGCCAGCAGCGTCCGACCCGGTCGCGCCCCCGAAGGTGCCCTCGACACCGCCGCCGCCCCCCTCCGCCCCCTTCGACCGCCGCATCGCCGCGGACGCGCCGATCGACGCCGACGTGCGCCGCTTCCGCGAGGTGGAGTTCGTGGTGCCGCAGAACAAGGTGCTGCAGGTGACCGACCTGATCCTGCAGAACCCGCGCGCCGACATCGGCACCATGCGGGTACTGCGGCGCTCGCCGGACGGGCGGACGCTGATGTTCGAGTTCGGCCTCGGCAACTTCCGCGACCTCGACCACCACTGGGTGCAACCGCTCACCTTCACCAGCGGCGAAGCGATCATCCTCGCCGTCAGCTGCCAGAACCCGCCGGAGCGGGGCAACTGCTCACCCGCGATCTCCCTGTCGGGCCGGATGGAGGGCTGA
- a CDS encoding TetR/AcrR family transcriptional regulator — protein MAQSSRERYRTQVRADIKAHAWEQIATAGVSALSLNAIAKLVGMSGPALYRYFASRDELITELIRDGYRSLADAVTAADATDLVDLAAVIRDWARADPQRYFLLYGTPVPGYHAPDDTTAISREVMAALIKACATRDHPPTPFDTHLESHREWADDNAATTATLHRALSFWTRLHGVLSLELAGHFTGMGFDPALLIADELA, from the coding sequence GTGGCGCAGAGTTCGCGGGAGCGGTATCGGACCCAGGTGCGCGCCGACATCAAGGCGCACGCGTGGGAGCAGATCGCCACGGCCGGGGTGTCGGCGTTGTCGCTCAACGCGATCGCCAAGCTGGTCGGGATGAGCGGACCCGCGCTGTACCGGTACTTCGCCAGCCGCGACGAGCTGATCACCGAGCTGATCCGCGACGGCTACCGCAGCCTCGCCGACGCGGTCACCGCCGCCGACGCCACCGACCTGGTCGACCTGGCGGCGGTGATCCGGGACTGGGCGCGCGCCGACCCCCAGCGGTACTTCCTGCTCTACGGCACGCCCGTCCCCGGCTACCACGCCCCCGACGACACCACCGCCATCTCCCGCGAGGTCATGGCTGCCCTGATCAAGGCGTGCGCGACGCGGGACCACCCGCCCACACCGTTCGACACCCACCTCGAGTCCCACCGCGAATGGGCCGACGACAACGCGGCGACCACCGCGACCCTGCACCGCGCGCTGTCGTTCTGGACCCGCCTGCACGGCGTGCTCTCACTGGAACTGGCGGGCCACTTCACCGGCATGGGCTTCGACCCCGCCCTGCTCATCGCCGACGAACTCGCCTGA
- a CDS encoding SRPBCC family protein — MTRRLRSALLALPLITAGLLGAATPASAAPAPLTCGGKGINPAAKVHYGAEIVINAPLSTVWDVQTRLEAWPTWQRTVSTMKRLDPGPLRPGSRFRWTTPAPPTPTTPATTLVITSTVHQVKPRQCLRWSGPAVGEGLRIDEGIHVWTFTPVAGGVRVRTEESWTGAQVEADPAMALRYLAPGLDLWLTDLKTAAESRPCGHR; from the coding sequence ATGACCCGCAGGCTGCGTTCGGCGCTGCTCGCCCTCCCGCTTATCACCGCCGGACTGCTCGGCGCCGCCACCCCCGCGAGCGCCGCCCCCGCCCCGCTCACCTGCGGCGGCAAGGGCATCAACCCGGCGGCGAAGGTGCACTACGGCGCCGAGATCGTCATCAACGCCCCGCTGAGCACGGTGTGGGACGTGCAGACGAGGCTCGAAGCCTGGCCGACCTGGCAGCGCACCGTCAGCACGATGAAGCGCCTCGACCCCGGCCCGCTGCGCCCCGGTTCCCGCTTCCGCTGGACGACCCCCGCGCCCCCGACGCCCACCACCCCCGCCACCACCCTGGTGATCACCTCCACGGTGCACCAGGTCAAGCCCCGCCAGTGCCTCCGCTGGTCCGGCCCCGCCGTCGGCGAAGGCCTCCGCATCGACGAGGGCATCCACGTCTGGACCTTCACCCCCGTGGCGGGCGGCGTCCGGGTCCGAACCGAGGAAAGCTGGACCGGGGCCCAGGTCGAAGCCGACCCCGCCATGGCGCTGCGGTACCTGGCCCCCGGCCTCGACCTCTGGCTCACCGACCTCAAGACCGCCGCCGAATCCCGCCCCTGCGGCCACCGATGA
- a CDS encoding helix-turn-helix transcriptional regulator has product MITDPIPVVLHAMDVITRAGVDAALRTRAEIRLTAEDTLPVDDPTDRSVALVVAETWDSSTQALFRRLQVQGRRRVVLVAGEIDNSQLLEAVGIGVAAVIRRAEATPETLVRLIEATAAGDGTLPPDLLARLLDRVSRLQRQVLNPRGWDLAGVSAREAEVLRMVAEGMETREIAEQLCYSQRTVKGILHDITSRFQLRNRAHAVAFALREGLI; this is encoded by the coding sequence ATGATCACCGATCCGATCCCGGTCGTGCTGCACGCCATGGATGTCATCACCCGCGCGGGCGTGGACGCCGCGCTGCGCACCCGCGCCGAGATCCGCCTGACCGCCGAGGACACCCTGCCGGTCGACGACCCCACCGACCGGTCGGTGGCGCTGGTGGTCGCCGAGACCTGGGACTCCTCCACCCAGGCCCTGTTCCGCCGCCTGCAGGTCCAGGGCCGCCGCCGGGTCGTGCTGGTGGCAGGCGAGATCGACAACTCCCAACTCCTGGAAGCCGTCGGCATCGGCGTCGCCGCGGTCATCCGCCGGGCCGAGGCCACCCCGGAAACGCTGGTGCGCCTCATCGAAGCCACGGCGGCCGGGGACGGCACCCTGCCCCCCGACCTGCTGGCCCGCCTCCTCGACCGCGTCTCCCGCCTGCAGCGGCAGGTGCTCAACCCGCGCGGGTGGGACCTGGCGGGGGTGTCGGCGCGGGAGGCGGAGGTGCTGCGGATGGTGGCGGAGGGGATGGAGACGCGGGAGATCGCCGAGCAGCTGTGCTACTCGCAGCGGACGGTGAAGGGAATCCTGCACGACATCACCAGCCGCTTCCAGCTGCGCAACCGCGCCCACGCGGTGGCGTTCGCGTTGCGGGAAGGGCTGATCTGA
- a CDS encoding response regulator, whose protein sequence is MPGPRRVLIVDDHATFRLGLGALLETVPGVAVIGEADSGHAAVTAAGALRPDVVVMDLHLPDIDGLTATERITRAHPEVGVLVLTMDDAEQTVFAAVRAGAGGYLLKTAGQEEIVRAIHAVADGEIIFGTPVATKVRALFAAAPGPAGDLSGLTGREREVLIMIVRGEGNAAIASRLVVSPKTVRNHITHIFRKLDVADRGEAIRRGRAAGLR, encoded by the coding sequence GTGCCGGGGCCGCGCCGAGTCCTGATCGTCGACGACCACGCCACGTTCCGCCTCGGGCTGGGGGCGCTGCTGGAGACCGTGCCCGGGGTGGCGGTGATCGGTGAGGCCGACAGCGGGCACGCCGCGGTCACCGCCGCCGGGGCGCTGCGCCCGGACGTGGTGGTGATGGACCTGCACCTGCCCGACATCGACGGGCTGACCGCGACCGAGCGGATCACCCGCGCGCACCCCGAGGTCGGGGTCCTGGTGCTCACCATGGACGACGCGGAGCAGACCGTGTTCGCCGCGGTGCGCGCGGGAGCGGGCGGGTACCTGCTCAAGACCGCGGGCCAGGAGGAGATCGTGCGGGCGATCCACGCGGTGGCCGACGGGGAGATCATCTTCGGTACCCCGGTGGCCACCAAGGTGCGCGCGCTGTTCGCCGCCGCCCCCGGGCCCGCCGGTGACCTGTCCGGGCTCACCGGCCGCGAGCGCGAGGTGCTCATCATGATCGTGCGCGGCGAGGGCAACGCCGCCATCGCCAGCAGGCTGGTGGTCAGCCCCAAGACGGTGCGCAACCACATCACCCACATCTTCCGCAAACTCGACGTCGCCGACCGCGGCGAGGCCATCCGCAGGGGCCGCGCGGCCGGTCTGCGCTGA
- a CDS encoding sensor histidine kinase → MRRNKAVSAVAGDAGPDGARLLRELHDAVGPALTGMAFGLRAARNLIGRDAESAARLLAQLEEELHGAICDVRRLTDGGTPNALDQVGLVEAIERHAVSLSGHVSGSGSPLRIEVRARGDLAVLTLPVQVATYRVVCEALSNMARHSRARSCVVLIHNDGELGGELNVEVVDDGVGVPWRDADPWCGVGLRSMRTRVTELGGRWSIEPGVPVGTRVVATFPLGAG, encoded by the coding sequence ATGCGTCGCAACAAGGCGGTTTCTGCGGTGGCCGGTGACGCCGGCCCGGACGGCGCGCGGCTGCTGCGGGAGCTGCACGACGCGGTCGGGCCCGCGCTCACCGGGATGGCGTTCGGCCTGCGCGCGGCCAGGAACCTGATCGGCCGCGACGCCGAGTCCGCCGCGCGGTTGCTCGCCCAGCTCGAGGAGGAGCTGCACGGCGCGATCTGCGACGTGCGCAGGCTCACCGACGGCGGCACGCCCAACGCGCTCGACCAGGTCGGTCTGGTCGAGGCGATCGAGCGGCACGCGGTGTCGTTGAGCGGGCACGTGTCCGGCTCCGGCAGCCCGCTGCGCATCGAGGTCCGGGCCAGGGGCGACCTCGCGGTGCTGACCCTGCCGGTGCAGGTGGCGACCTACCGGGTGGTGTGCGAGGCGTTGAGCAACATGGCCAGGCACTCGCGGGCCCGCAGTTGCGTCGTGCTCATCCACAACGACGGCGAGTTGGGCGGTGAGCTGAACGTGGAGGTCGTCGACGACGGCGTCGGGGTGCCGTGGCGGGACGCGGACCCGTGGTGCGGGGTGGGGTTGCGGTCGATGCGCACCCGGGTCACCGAACTCGGTGGCCGGTGGTCGATCGAGCCCGGTGTCCCGGTCGGGACCAGGGTGGTGGCGACCTTCCCGCTCGGCGCGGGCTGA
- a CDS encoding eCIS core domain-containing protein, with protein MREHEHDLEAEHRPAGDRGHDGEDHALLGKAAAAGRADVLGAPGLLGLQRAVGNAGVGALVDEERSPVHSVIGSGGSPLDTATRAEMEGRFGGQDFSGVRVHTGGAATESARSVNAQAYTVGSDIVFSENRYDPGSAEGKHMLAHELTHVVQQRSGPVDGTDAGGGVKISDPGDRFEREAVANADRVMSGPGPEAPVQRQADDSDHDHSGHDHSGHDHAAEAVQRAEEPAPEEEEEAPAAQTFVQRQESGEDFAEEE; from the coding sequence ATGCGCGAGCACGAGCACGACCTCGAGGCCGAACACCGCCCGGCTGGCGACCGCGGCCACGACGGCGAAGACCACGCGCTGCTGGGCAAAGCGGCCGCCGCCGGGCGGGCGGACGTGCTCGGCGCACCGGGACTCCTTGGCCTGCAACGCGCCGTCGGCAACGCGGGCGTCGGCGCGCTGGTGGACGAGGAGCGCTCACCGGTCCACTCCGTCATCGGGTCCGGTGGCAGCCCGCTCGACACCGCGACCCGCGCCGAGATGGAGGGCCGCTTCGGCGGTCAGGACTTCTCCGGGGTGCGCGTGCACACCGGGGGCGCGGCGACCGAGTCGGCGCGTTCGGTCAACGCGCAGGCCTACACCGTCGGGTCCGACATCGTCTTCTCGGAGAACCGCTACGACCCCGGTTCCGCCGAGGGCAAGCACATGCTCGCCCACGAGCTGACCCACGTGGTCCAGCAGCGCTCCGGCCCGGTCGACGGCACCGACGCCGGGGGCGGCGTGAAGATCAGCGACCCCGGCGACCGGTTCGAGCGCGAGGCGGTCGCCAACGCCGACCGGGTGATGTCCGGGCCTGGTCCCGAAGCGCCGGTGCAGCGGCAGGCCGACGACTCCGATCACGACCACTCCGGTCACGATCACAGCGGTCACGACCACGCCGCCGAAGCCGTGCAGCGCGCCGAGGAACCCGCGCCGGAGGAGGAAGAGGAGGCGCCCGCGGCGCAGACCTTCGTCCAACGGCAGGAGAGCGGCGAGGACTTCGCCGAGGAGGAGTGA